In Legionella cardiaca, a genomic segment contains:
- the dcd gene encoding dCTP deaminase, which yields MSIKSDRWIEKMALEHGMISPFQPEQVRQTGNGRIISYGVSSYGYDVRCANEFKIFTNINSAIVDPKAFDANSFVDVQADVCIIPPNSFALARTVEYFRIPRNILTICLGKSTYARCGIIVNVTPLEPEWEGHVTLEFSNTTPLPAKIYAHEGVAQMLFLESDEVCAVSYRDRGGKYQGQTGVTLPRA from the coding sequence ATGTCAATAAAATCAGATCGTTGGATAGAAAAAATGGCTTTGGAACATGGGATGATATCGCCTTTTCAACCAGAGCAAGTACGTCAAACGGGAAACGGACGAATTATCTCTTATGGTGTTTCCAGTTATGGTTACGATGTACGTTGTGCGAATGAGTTTAAAATTTTTACAAATATTAATTCCGCGATTGTCGATCCTAAGGCTTTTGATGCGAATAGTTTTGTTGATGTTCAGGCGGATGTTTGCATTATTCCTCCCAATTCCTTTGCCTTAGCCCGAACGGTGGAATATTTCCGCATCCCTCGTAATATTTTAACTATTTGCTTGGGTAAGTCTACTTATGCTCGCTGCGGCATTATTGTCAATGTGACTCCTCTTGAGCCTGAGTGGGAGGGGCATGTAACCTTGGAATTTTCCAATACAACGCCTCTGCCGGCAAAAATTTATGCGCATGAAGGTGTTGCTCAAATGTTATTCTTAGAATCCGATGAAGTTTGTGCCGTTTCTTACCGTGATAGAGGTGGAAAATATCAGGGTCAAACAGGTGTTACTTTGCCTCGTGCCTAG
- a CDS encoding integration host factor subunit beta, with protein MIKSQLIANLAAKMTHLPEKQVTDSINRILELMSQALIDGKRIEIRGFGSFSLHYRPPRNAHNPKTGEKVITQEKYSPHFKPGKELRERVDASRAKVKLQDKEED; from the coding sequence ATGATTAAATCGCAACTCATTGCAAACCTTGCTGCCAAAATGACACATCTGCCTGAGAAGCAAGTCACAGACAGCATAAATCGTATTTTAGAACTTATGAGTCAGGCACTCATTGATGGTAAGCGCATTGAAATTAGAGGTTTTGGTAGTTTTTCACTTCATTACCGACCACCTCGCAATGCTCATAATCCTAAAACAGGTGAGAAGGTTATTACTCAGGAAAAATACAGTCCTCATTTCAAACCTGGCAAAGAACTTAGGGAACGTGTAGATGCATCACGTGCCAAAGTAAAATTGCAGGATAAAGAAGAAGACTAA
- a CDS encoding alpha/beta hydrolase, whose translation MIKQLLLISIFIMLASFLIIYFFQRNLIYFPAKEVPSRQIFHADDMQVIELLTEDGLTINAWYKPALPNKPTVLYLHGNAGHIGYRMPLVRQFLRAGFGVLLLEYRGYGGNKGQPSEQGLYNDGHAALHFLLQTGVAAHSIVLYGESLGTSVATYLAAQTPVCAVVLQSPYTSMAAVARYHYPWIFIPPWDKYDSLSRIAQLKSPLLILHGENDGIVPYEQAQLLFKQAVQPKQFVSIPGKGHNDLWSDSFVLKVIDFINVYCL comes from the coding sequence ATGATTAAACAACTGCTTTTAATTTCCATTTTTATAATGTTAGCGTCATTTTTAATTATTTATTTTTTTCAGAGGAATTTAATTTATTTTCCAGCAAAAGAAGTGCCAAGTCGGCAAATATTTCATGCAGATGATATGCAAGTTATTGAGCTTTTAACCGAAGATGGTCTGACCATTAACGCTTGGTATAAACCTGCATTGCCCAATAAGCCAACCGTACTGTATTTGCATGGAAATGCTGGACATATTGGTTATCGTATGCCTCTTGTCAGACAGTTTCTTCGAGCTGGCTTTGGCGTTTTATTATTAGAATATCGTGGATATGGTGGGAATAAAGGACAGCCTTCTGAACAAGGATTATATAATGATGGTCATGCTGCTTTGCATTTTTTACTACAAACCGGTGTGGCGGCCCATAGCATCGTATTATACGGAGAATCCTTAGGCACAAGTGTAGCAACCTATTTGGCTGCGCAAACGCCAGTTTGTGCAGTGGTACTGCAATCTCCCTACACGTCCATGGCCGCTGTTGCCCGCTACCATTATCCATGGATTTTTATTCCTCCCTGGGACAAATATGATTCATTAAGCCGTATCGCTCAGCTTAAAAGCCCTCTTCTAATTCTGCATGGTGAAAATGATGGTATTGTGCCTTACGAGCAAGCACAGCTTCTTTTTAAACAAGCAGTGCAGCCGAAGCAATTTGTTAGTATTCCTGGGAAGGGACATAATGATTTATGGAGTGATTCATTTGTGCTCAAAGTTATTGATTTTATTAATGTTTATTGCCTTTAA
- a CDS encoding OTU domain-containing protein — MALAPPRFFSEANLGLPKVKQGPGFTDVGGIGDCGFRALAAAFLSKAMYEKRNSKELSRLLDEHFKYFPEQKPKLPLMTSQEKIDYITKIPGMPVFVQTLAYTLRQMAVDEIVAHPEYYRGAFFGKEAMPISPQAMRLETTWIDETAIAAVAKTTGFPVEVQVVTPSKSLPLRLEYGKESTVPGNPLVIELQNNHYRPYVSDPARFRSVKAVATNPIHPQAVEKKDPELKEVLARINAEDERLLKKFEETKKILMAAVLGEGLSKKELLDIYVAGMEKSDYLEGYKGYVGTEHGSERFFTAVRANRDNAHDIHKRFASHDEEITNDLVHAIARAVSINQINPSIVFDKIERTQEHRTSLSPQP, encoded by the coding sequence ATGGCATTAGCACCTCCAAGGTTTTTTAGCGAAGCGAACCTTGGCTTACCTAAGGTAAAACAAGGTCCCGGTTTTACTGATGTAGGTGGTATTGGTGATTGTGGTTTTCGCGCATTAGCGGCAGCTTTTTTAAGCAAAGCCATGTATGAAAAAAGGAACAGTAAAGAGCTAAGTCGCTTATTAGATGAGCATTTTAAGTATTTTCCAGAGCAAAAACCAAAACTGCCACTAATGACTTCTCAAGAAAAGATAGATTACATAACCAAGATACCCGGCATGCCCGTGTTTGTGCAAACCTTGGCTTATACTTTACGCCAGATGGCGGTTGATGAAATCGTTGCTCATCCTGAGTATTATCGTGGCGCATTTTTTGGTAAAGAGGCAATGCCTATTTCGCCTCAGGCGATGCGACTTGAGACCACCTGGATTGATGAAACGGCTATCGCAGCTGTTGCCAAAACAACTGGATTTCCTGTAGAGGTTCAGGTAGTTACTCCTAGCAAAAGCTTACCCTTACGTCTTGAATACGGGAAAGAGAGCACCGTGCCTGGTAATCCCTTGGTAATTGAATTGCAAAATAATCATTACCGTCCCTATGTTTCCGACCCAGCTCGTTTTCGTAGTGTTAAAGCAGTCGCTACTAATCCTATCCATCCTCAAGCTGTTGAAAAAAAGGATCCTGAGCTTAAAGAAGTTTTAGCGAGAATCAATGCAGAAGATGAGCGTTTGTTAAAAAAATTTGAAGAAACTAAAAAAATCTTAATGGCGGCTGTTCTTGGCGAAGGCCTAAGTAAAAAAGAGTTGCTCGATATTTACGTTGCAGGTATGGAGAAGAGCGATTATTTAGAAGGTTATAAGGGTTATGTTGGTACCGAGCATGGAAGTGAACGCTTTTTTACTGCTGTTAGAGCGAACCGAGACAACGCACACGACATTCATAAACGGTTTGCAAGCCATGACGAAGAAATAACCAACGATTTGGTTCATGCAATTGCTCGAGCAGTGAGTATTAACCAAATCAATCCCAGCATCGTTTTTGATAAAATTGAGCGGACACAAGAACATCGTACAAGTTTAAGTCCTCAGCCATAA
- a CDS encoding pyridoxal-phosphate dependent enzyme yields MIYADILATIGHTPVVKINRIGQELACELYVKCEFFNPGGSVKDRIGFNMVKHAEQTGRIKPGDTLIEPTSGNTGIGIALAGAVLGYKVVITMPSKMSHEKQAVLERLGATIYRTRTEAAWNDPDSHISLAKELQREIPNSHILDQYANPDNPNAHYYGTAQEIIDDFGMNLDMVVAGVGTGGTITGIAKRLKEYNPRIKIIGIDPIGSILGGGNEIKPYHVEGIGYDFFPNVLDNNLIDKYIKTDDKNSFLMARKLIREEGLLVGGSSGAAMWGALEAAKSLAAGQKCLVILPDSIRNYMSKYASDEWMKEYGFL; encoded by the coding sequence ATGATTTATGCTGATATTCTTGCCACTATAGGACATACCCCTGTTGTGAAAATAAATCGCATTGGCCAAGAACTCGCCTGCGAACTTTATGTCAAATGTGAATTTTTTAATCCTGGCGGCTCAGTAAAAGACCGCATCGGTTTCAATATGGTTAAACATGCAGAACAAACTGGCCGCATTAAACCAGGAGATACGCTCATTGAACCAACTTCAGGTAATACGGGAATTGGCATAGCTTTAGCCGGTGCCGTTCTTGGCTACAAAGTTGTTATCACCATGCCCAGCAAAATGAGTCATGAAAAACAAGCGGTCCTGGAACGACTAGGAGCCACCATCTACCGCACGCGTACTGAAGCCGCCTGGAATGATCCCGATAGTCATATTTCTCTGGCGAAAGAGTTACAACGTGAAATTCCTAATTCTCATATTCTGGATCAGTATGCTAATCCGGATAACCCCAATGCTCATTACTATGGTACTGCCCAGGAAATTATTGATGATTTCGGCATGAATTTAGATATGGTAGTTGCAGGGGTTGGTACTGGGGGTACGATAACTGGTATCGCCAAACGCCTAAAAGAATATAATCCTCGCATAAAAATTATTGGCATTGACCCTATTGGCTCTATCTTAGGTGGAGGGAATGAAATTAAACCTTATCATGTTGAAGGAATAGGCTATGATTTCTTTCCCAATGTTCTGGATAACAACCTAATCGATAAATACATTAAAACTGACGATAAAAATTCTTTTCTTATGGCAAGAAAATTGATTCGTGAAGAAGGATTGCTGGTTGGTGGTTCTTCAGGAGCTGCAATGTGGGGAGCATTAGAAGCAGCTAAATCATTAGCAGCCGGGCAAAAATGCTTGGTTATTTTACCCGATTCCATTCGCAATTATATGTCTAAATATGCCAGTGATGAATGGATGAAAGAGTACGGATTTTTATAA
- the rpiA gene encoding ribose-5-phosphate isomerase RpiA, producing MDALKEAVAKAALNQLTDEVILGIGTGSTVNYFIEQLATIRHRIDACVASSKDTEARLRALGIPVIDLNVAAEVPIYIDGADEVTAQRQMIKGGGGALTREKILASAAQQFVCIVDESKVVGHLGAFPVAVEVIPMARSFVARELVKLGGDPEYREGFITDNGNIILDVYNLEISNPVELEGLIKVIPGVVDNGLFAKRCADIVLIATKTEIKTIR from the coding sequence ATGGACGCATTGAAAGAAGCCGTTGCTAAAGCGGCATTAAATCAGCTTACCGATGAAGTGATACTTGGAATTGGTACTGGTTCAACGGTGAATTACTTTATTGAGCAATTAGCGACAATCCGCCATCGTATTGACGCGTGTGTTGCCAGCTCAAAGGACACGGAAGCGCGTTTACGTGCTTTAGGTATTCCTGTTATTGATTTAAATGTTGCGGCTGAAGTACCAATTTATATTGATGGTGCTGACGAAGTGACAGCGCAGCGGCAGATGATCAAAGGCGGTGGTGGCGCATTAACGCGGGAAAAAATTCTTGCTTCAGCCGCGCAGCAATTCGTTTGTATTGTTGATGAATCAAAGGTTGTCGGACATTTAGGAGCGTTCCCAGTGGCAGTTGAAGTGATTCCAATGGCCCGAAGCTTTGTTGCTCGTGAACTAGTCAAGTTGGGTGGAGATCCCGAATATCGCGAAGGGTTTATCACTGACAATGGCAATATCATTCTTGATGTTTATAATCTTGAAATAAGTAATCCTGTTGAATTAGAAGGATTAATTAAAGTAATTCCTGGGGTTGTTGATAATGGTTTATTTGCTAAACGTTGCGCCGATATTGTCTTGATAGCAACAAAAACAGAGATTAAAACAATTCGTTAA
- a CDS encoding response regulator gives MRVLIVEDNAFNAFCLSRLLTTVNKQVQLMVVNDSLSALNYLAENNVSFVVMDGDLGATDGLYCNGPSLAEIIWQKFPELPIVAWSDSDAMRRAFIDVFKQYNKPFNEYTYWTKVVSQERIRQSLTYLVAQNTDKYFSRENKEHCLPAA, from the coding sequence ATGCGTGTATTAATTGTCGAGGACAATGCATTTAATGCATTTTGCTTAAGTCGTTTGCTGACAACGGTTAACAAGCAAGTTCAGCTTATGGTTGTGAATGATAGCTTAAGTGCTTTAAATTATCTTGCAGAGAACAATGTCTCTTTTGTGGTTATGGATGGTGATTTAGGTGCTACCGATGGTCTCTATTGTAATGGTCCCTCCTTAGCAGAAATAATTTGGCAAAAATTTCCTGAATTGCCCATTGTTGCCTGGTCTGATTCTGATGCAATGCGCAGGGCTTTTATTGATGTTTTCAAGCAATATAATAAACCCTTCAATGAGTATACCTATTGGACAAAAGTAGTTAGCCAGGAACGTATTCGTCAATCATTAACTTACCTCGTTGCTCAAAATACTGATAAATATTTCTCGAGAGAAAATAAAGAGCACTGCTTGCCTGCTGCTTGA
- a CDS encoding AAA family ATPase, with translation MEQLDVTSQKTVQEQLSQISTHLNTRILGQQELVSRLLIALLADGHLLVEGAPGLAKTRAVKELSSVVEGDFHRIQFTPDLLPGDLTGTDVYRPENSSFVFQPGPIFHHMILADEINRAPAKVQSALLEAMAERQVTIGGTTYPLPELFLVMATQNPIEQEGTYPLPEAQLDRFLMYVKINYPDAPVEHDILTLARREAAGNLNLKPTLATIKPLTQATLFEARREVLEVHSSEALDNYLVQLVVATRNPGVYSDELGRWLRFGASPRATISLDRCAKAHAWLAGRNYVTPEDIHVIVHDVLRHRILLSFEAEAEGVTSDDFIDALLRLIAVP, from the coding sequence ATGGAGCAGCTAGACGTTACTTCACAAAAAACAGTACAAGAGCAACTATCGCAAATAAGTACTCATCTCAATACACGTATTCTCGGTCAACAAGAGTTAGTATCACGACTATTAATTGCATTACTAGCTGATGGGCATTTATTAGTGGAGGGTGCGCCTGGCTTGGCAAAAACTCGCGCTGTCAAAGAATTATCCTCAGTTGTTGAAGGTGATTTTCATCGGATCCAATTTACCCCCGATTTATTGCCCGGCGATTTAACAGGTACAGATGTTTATCGACCTGAAAATAGCTCTTTTGTTTTTCAACCGGGTCCCATTTTCCATCATATGATTCTTGCTGATGAGATTAATCGTGCCCCAGCTAAAGTCCAGTCTGCATTGCTTGAAGCTATGGCAGAGCGTCAGGTGACGATTGGGGGCACGACGTATCCTTTACCCGAATTGTTTTTAGTCATGGCTACACAAAATCCAATCGAACAAGAAGGAACATATCCTTTACCAGAAGCACAACTCGATCGCTTTTTAATGTATGTCAAAATTAATTATCCCGATGCACCAGTGGAGCATGATATTCTGACATTAGCGCGTCGGGAAGCTGCAGGGAATTTGAATTTAAAGCCGACGTTAGCTACCATAAAACCATTAACCCAGGCTACGCTTTTTGAGGCGAGACGAGAAGTTTTAGAAGTACACAGCAGTGAAGCTTTAGATAATTATCTGGTGCAATTAGTTGTCGCTACGCGGAATCCCGGTGTTTATAGTGATGAGTTAGGACGTTGGCTACGCTTTGGCGCAAGTCCACGAGCCACTATTTCTCTTGATCGCTGTGCTAAAGCCCATGCCTGGCTGGCCGGTCGCAATTATGTGACACCAGAGGATATACACGTTATTGTCCACGATGTCCTTCGTCATCGTATACTTTTGAGTTTTGAAGCAGAAGCTGAAGGCGTAACAAGTGATGATTTTATTGATGCTTTGCTACGGTTGATTGCTGTTCCTTAG
- a CDS encoding DUF58 domain-containing protein, whose protein sequence is MSEGLVAELDELIAYKRYAHKVHFKSENNARYVGNHSSKLRGRGMDFAEVRNYQAGDEIRHMEWRVTARTGRPHVKLYQEERERPVVILCDFNPSMYFGTRLAFKSVVAARLAAMIAWTVIKQGDKVGGLLYSPNEHSEFTPHSRNLGALPFLAGLCRYTSAVLDSNSNPIMLSDALIRLRRVVRPGSIVVILSDFYATDADSERHLSRLRAHNDVIVYHLCDPLELAPPKPQFYPVTNGQQEAVFDTTDDEVSKNYERYCEERIANLKMLFKHQQIPYVQVTAEMNIPKLVRQTFPRRISG, encoded by the coding sequence ATGAGCGAAGGATTAGTTGCTGAACTTGATGAGTTAATTGCTTACAAACGTTATGCTCACAAAGTCCATTTTAAATCTGAAAATAATGCCCGCTATGTTGGAAATCATAGTTCAAAACTACGTGGGCGAGGAATGGATTTTGCCGAAGTACGCAATTATCAGGCTGGTGATGAAATTCGGCATATGGAATGGCGTGTTACCGCTCGTACGGGTCGGCCGCACGTAAAGCTTTATCAAGAAGAACGAGAGCGCCCTGTTGTCATTCTTTGTGATTTTAATCCTTCCATGTATTTTGGTACGCGTTTAGCATTTAAATCTGTGGTTGCCGCGCGTCTGGCAGCGATGATTGCATGGACAGTAATTAAGCAAGGTGACAAAGTGGGAGGTTTGCTTTATTCACCTAATGAACACAGTGAATTTACGCCACATAGCCGGAATTTAGGGGCCTTGCCATTTCTGGCCGGCTTATGCCGTTATACAAGTGCCGTGTTGGATAGTAACAGCAATCCTATCATGTTGAGTGATGCTTTAATTCGCTTAAGGCGCGTTGTGCGACCAGGTAGTATTGTCGTTATTCTTAGTGACTTTTATGCAACAGATGCAGATAGTGAGCGACATTTGAGCCGATTACGAGCGCATAATGATGTTATCGTGTATCACCTCTGTGATCCCCTGGAACTTGCGCCGCCAAAACCCCAATTTTATCCTGTTACTAATGGGCAACAAGAAGCTGTTTTTGACACGACAGATGATGAAGTGAGTAAAAATTATGAGCGGTACTGCGAAGAGAGAATTGCTAATCTAAAAATGCTATTTAAACATCAGCAGATACCTTATGTGCAGGTGACTGCAGAAATGAATATACCTAAATTAGTACGACAGACATTTCCCAGGAGAATAAGTGGCTGA
- a CDS encoding DUF4381 domain-containing protein → MADAQLLTQLHDIHLPAAIGWWPLAPGWYVLIISLLLLAGIFFAYSYRRRGYGRAKREALQLLANLQNEYRQHRNSQLSSMKISELLRRVALVYFPRQQIASLQGNEWIEFLNTTSKKIDFYQVSELLLQVPYQLSTERDLDPLFTRARAWIKQRGVPCSN, encoded by the coding sequence GTGGCTGATGCGCAGTTATTAACGCAATTGCATGATATTCACCTACCAGCGGCTATTGGTTGGTGGCCCTTGGCGCCCGGCTGGTATGTTTTGATAATTAGTTTGCTATTGCTGGCAGGGATTTTCTTCGCCTATAGTTATCGTCGTCGTGGATATGGTCGGGCAAAAAGAGAGGCTTTACAATTGTTGGCAAATTTGCAAAATGAGTATCGACAACATCGTAACAGTCAATTAAGTAGTATGAAAATTTCCGAACTATTGCGACGCGTTGCTTTAGTTTATTTCCCCAGACAGCAGATAGCGAGTCTCCAAGGCAATGAATGGATCGAATTTTTAAATACCACATCGAAGAAGATTGATTTTTACCAGGTCAGCGAGCTCCTTTTACAGGTACCTTATCAACTATCCACAGAAAGGGATTTAGATCCCCTTTTTACTCGCGCAAGAGCGTGGATAAAACAACGAGGTGTACCATGTTCGAATTAG
- a CDS encoding vWA domain-containing protein, translating to MFELALPWVLFFLPLPLFIWFFFPRAHVKLPAALRVPFFNTISTLVNKKQRTFAGNVQIGLLSLIWCLLVIAAAGPRWIGEPQPLEREGRNIMLVLDLSGSMELHDMVLNGYAVSRLAVVKRTAEEFVQARVGDRIGLILFGTRAYLQTPLTYDRQAVLQRLEDATVGLAGQTTSIGDALGLAVKRLQNVPPKGRMIILLTDGANNSGVLPPLKAAELAKLDGIKVYTIGLGSEGDPRALGHVFFNMNASSDLDEETLQEVAKITGGRYFRATDIQSLNTIYETINQLETVSQEKATIRPQHDYYSWPLAFALLLFCYWLGDKAGLLSNLRKVLQRKVSVS from the coding sequence ATGTTCGAATTAGCTTTACCTTGGGTTTTATTTTTTTTGCCGCTGCCTTTATTTATTTGGTTTTTCTTTCCCCGAGCCCATGTTAAATTGCCGGCAGCACTTCGGGTGCCCTTTTTTAATACGATATCCACCCTTGTTAATAAAAAACAAAGAACTTTTGCAGGTAATGTGCAAATAGGGCTTTTATCATTAATATGGTGTTTGCTTGTCATTGCTGCTGCAGGTCCTCGGTGGATAGGGGAGCCGCAACCTCTGGAAAGAGAGGGACGTAATATTATGTTAGTTCTTGATTTATCGGGTAGTATGGAACTTCATGATATGGTTCTTAATGGTTATGCAGTAAGTCGTTTGGCGGTAGTTAAGCGCACTGCAGAGGAATTTGTACAAGCACGAGTCGGAGATCGTATAGGCTTAATTTTATTTGGTACTCGTGCCTATCTACAAACACCTTTAACTTACGATAGGCAGGCAGTATTGCAACGACTCGAAGATGCCACGGTTGGTCTAGCAGGCCAAACCACATCCATAGGTGATGCTTTGGGGTTAGCGGTAAAACGCTTGCAAAATGTGCCTCCTAAAGGGCGAATGATTATTTTACTGACCGATGGTGCGAATAATTCTGGCGTATTGCCTCCATTGAAAGCTGCTGAACTGGCTAAACTGGATGGGATTAAGGTTTATACGATTGGCCTTGGTTCTGAAGGGGATCCCAGGGCACTAGGGCATGTATTTTTTAATATGAATGCGTCTTCAGACCTGGATGAAGAAACGTTGCAAGAAGTGGCAAAAATAACCGGAGGACGTTATTTTCGAGCCACCGATATTCAATCATTAAATACTATCTATGAAACAATTAATCAACTGGAAACCGTGTCGCAAGAGAAAGCAACCATTCGTCCACAACATGATTATTATTCTTGGCCTTTGGCATTTGCATTGCTCCTGTTTTGTTATTGGCTTGGAGACAAAGCAGGACTATTGTCAAATTTAAGGAAAGTTTTGCAGCGCAAGGTTTCTGTATCATGA
- a CDS encoding VWA domain-containing protein, giving the protein MMTEFHFLRPWWLLTLLPLLYLGWYLWRQKPQMEAWAAICDRHLLERLVVSKGKTNRHWAFWLLLASALCMIISLSGPTWSRLPVPVYKQIQPRVLVLDMSDAMLAHDLSPNRLSRAKFKLHDLFKRRDIGQVGLIVYSGEPFVVSPLTDDGQTIDALLASLSPDIMPVEGHQLNTALEEAGQLIKQAGFHRGQILVLTAETPSTAAIAVAKELANERIITSILPIKADKNLNPLFQEFAAAGQGALLPFTDDSGDLDKWLAINSGNQFHLDQQDDIPLWRDEGRWFLLPALLFLLPVFRRGWLQRVDI; this is encoded by the coding sequence ATCATGACTGAGTTTCACTTTCTTCGTCCCTGGTGGCTGTTAACCCTTCTACCTTTATTATACTTAGGGTGGTATTTATGGCGGCAAAAACCACAAATGGAAGCCTGGGCTGCCATTTGTGACAGGCACTTACTTGAACGTTTAGTGGTATCCAAGGGGAAAACTAATCGTCATTGGGCTTTTTGGCTGCTGTTAGCAAGTGCCTTATGTATGATTATTAGCTTGTCTGGACCAACCTGGTCTCGTTTACCAGTTCCTGTTTATAAACAAATTCAACCGCGAGTTTTGGTGTTGGATATGTCAGATGCGATGCTTGCTCATGATTTATCCCCCAACCGCTTATCTCGAGCCAAGTTTAAATTACATGATTTATTTAAGCGACGTGATATTGGACAAGTGGGGTTAATCGTTTATTCAGGTGAGCCGTTTGTAGTATCACCATTGACCGATGATGGGCAAACGATTGATGCGCTTTTAGCGTCACTATCCCCTGATATTATGCCCGTAGAGGGACATCAATTGAATACCGCACTTGAAGAAGCGGGCCAATTAATTAAACAAGCAGGTTTTCATCGTGGACAAATATTAGTATTAACTGCTGAAACACCGAGCACTGCCGCGATTGCTGTAGCCAAAGAGCTGGCAAATGAGCGGATTATCACGTCAATTCTACCTATTAAAGCTGATAAAAATTTAAATCCATTATTCCAGGAATTTGCGGCCGCTGGACAGGGAGCATTATTGCCGTTTACTGATGATTCCGGTGATTTGGATAAATGGCTTGCTATTAATTCTGGCAACCAATTCCATCTGGATCAGCAAGATGATATTCCTCTTTGGCGTGATGAGGGGCGCTGGTTTTTATTGCCCGCACTTCTTTTTTTATTACCTGTTTTCAGACGTGGTTGGCTCCAGAGGGTGGATATATGA
- a CDS encoding tetratricopeptide repeat protein gives MVWSLILLSISCCSYAFSWSDLWLTKDQQAQTLMKKKQYKEAEDTFENQAWRATAAYRAENYKEAARYYESLQNEQGFYNQGNALAKLGQYEKAIKAYDKALALNPNNKDAQYNRNLVKELLKNKNQQQNKDQQQNQGQQGQNQQNKDQQQNQGQQGQNQQNKDQQQNQGQQGQTQQNKDQQQNQGQQDQNQQNKDQQQNQGQQDQNQQNKDQQQNQGQQDQNQRNKEQQQNKNQQAEDQKKTQGTKSPDKQKGTPKDAAEELAVEREKQQAKEQWLRLIPDDPGGLMREKFLRDHLRRQGGWYQ, from the coding sequence ATAGTCTGGTCACTCATACTTCTGAGTATTTCCTGTTGCAGCTATGCTTTTAGCTGGTCGGATTTATGGCTTACCAAAGATCAACAGGCCCAAACTTTGATGAAGAAGAAGCAATACAAAGAGGCAGAAGACACCTTTGAAAATCAGGCTTGGCGAGCGACTGCTGCCTATCGTGCTGAAAATTATAAAGAAGCGGCCAGATATTATGAGTCGCTGCAAAATGAACAAGGATTTTATAATCAAGGGAACGCATTAGCAAAATTGGGACAATATGAAAAGGCTATTAAGGCTTATGATAAAGCATTAGCTTTAAATCCCAATAATAAGGATGCACAGTATAATCGTAATTTAGTGAAAGAATTATTAAAAAATAAGAATCAACAACAAAATAAAGACCAGCAGCAAAATCAGGGACAGCAAGGTCAAAATCAGCAAAATAAAGATCAGCAGCAAAATCAGGGACAGCAAGGTCAAAATCAGCAAAATAAAGATCAGCAACAAAATCAGGGGCAGCAAGGTCAAACTCAGCAAAATAAAGATCAGCAACAAAATCAGGGACAGCAAGATCAAAATCAGCAAAATAAAGATCAGCAACAAAATCAGGGACAGCAAGATCAAAATCAGCAAAATAAAGATCAGCAGCAAAATCAGGGACAGCAAGATCAAAATCAACGGAATAAAGAGCAACAACAAAATAAAAATCAACAGGCTGAAGATCAGAAAAAAACACAGGGAACTAAATCCCCAGACAAACAAAAAGGAACACCTAAAGATGCGGCTGAAGAGTTGGCAGTAGAACGTGAAAAACAACAGGCAAAAGAGCAATGGTTACGGTTAATTCCGGATGACCCGGGTGGTTTAATGCGAGAGAAGTTCTTACGAGATCATTTACGTAGACAAGGTGGTTGGTATCAATGA